Proteins from one Cicer arietinum cultivar CDC Frontier isolate Library 1 chromosome 3, Cicar.CDCFrontier_v2.0, whole genome shotgun sequence genomic window:
- the LOC101512910 gene encoding uncharacterized protein isoform X1: MLDVWEMEDGDLIIVNLDKYGRPIGEEGTTLTRFIGSVARRYPYAPIDYKSWKVMPNDYKEEILKLIESKFEFVPPINDLTREMLKSELNEKWRQWKGDLKSMAYDPTKTEEEVASLVPDDRVDPNQYRGLVHHWFSDEGQKISKINRQNRAKFEDVHCMGSKSLPKFIDEKIKKGKGVLPGRKEIYIDTRTRKDGTIVNEKAARLIVPDATSAQNHLNSLSPNNNENNENGED, translated from the exons ATGTTAGATGTGTGGGAAATGGAAGATGGTGATTTAATAATCGTTAATTTGGACAAATATGGTCGACCCATTGGTGAGGAAGGGACAACTCTAACTCGTTTCATTGGTAGCGTAGCTAGAAGGTATCCATATGCTCCTATCGACTACAAGTCATGGAAAGTCATGCCAAATGATTACAAAgaagaaattttgaaattaatagaG agtaaatttgagtttgttcctCCAATAAATGACTTAACAAGAGAAATGTTAAAATCTGAGCTGAATGAGAAATGGAGGCAATGGAAGGGTGATCTAAAGTCAATGGCATATGACCCTACTAAAACAGAAGAAGAAGTTGCATCTCTTGTACCAGATGATAGGGTTGACCCAAATCAATATCGTGGTTTGGTTCATCATTGGTTTTCTGATGAAGGACAA aaaataagtaaaattaataggcAAAATCGTGCTAAATTTGAAGATGTTCATTGTATGGGTTCAAAAAGTCTCCCAAAGTTTATTGATGAGAAg ATAAAAAAGGGAAAAGGAGTGTTGCCTGGACGTAAAGAGATTTACATTGATACCCGCACTCGTAAAGATGGAACAATTGTTAATGAAAAGGCTGCAAGATTGATT GTTCCTGATGCTACTAGTGctcaaaaccatttgaattcacttagtccaaacaacaatgaaaataatgaaaatg gtgaagattaa
- the LOC101512910 gene encoding uncharacterized protein isoform X2, which translates to MLDVWEMEDGDLIIVNLDKYGRPIGEEGTTLTRFIGSVARRYPYAPIDYKSWKVMPNDYKEEILKLIESKFEFVPPINDLTREMLKSELNEKWRQWKGDLKSMAYDPTKTEEEVASLVPDDRVDPNQYRGLVHHWFSDEGQKISKINRQNRAKFEDVHCMGSKSLPKFIDEKIKKGKGVLPGRKEIYIDTRTRKDGTIVNEKAARLIEELKKHSNDG; encoded by the exons ATGTTAGATGTGTGGGAAATGGAAGATGGTGATTTAATAATCGTTAATTTGGACAAATATGGTCGACCCATTGGTGAGGAAGGGACAACTCTAACTCGTTTCATTGGTAGCGTAGCTAGAAGGTATCCATATGCTCCTATCGACTACAAGTCATGGAAAGTCATGCCAAATGATTACAAAgaagaaattttgaaattaatagaG agtaaatttgagtttgttcctCCAATAAATGACTTAACAAGAGAAATGTTAAAATCTGAGCTGAATGAGAAATGGAGGCAATGGAAGGGTGATCTAAAGTCAATGGCATATGACCCTACTAAAACAGAAGAAGAAGTTGCATCTCTTGTACCAGATGATAGGGTTGACCCAAATCAATATCGTGGTTTGGTTCATCATTGGTTTTCTGATGAAGGACAA aaaataagtaaaattaataggcAAAATCGTGCTAAATTTGAAGATGTTCATTGTATGGGTTCAAAAAGTCTCCCAAAGTTTATTGATGAGAAg ATAAAAAAGGGAAAAGGAGTGTTGCCTGGACGTAAAGAGATTTACATTGATACCCGCACTCGTAAAGATGGAACAATTGTTAATGAAAAGGCTGCAAGATTGATT gaagaactaaaaaaacataGTAATGATGGTTGA